The following coding sequences lie in one Girardinichthys multiradiatus isolate DD_20200921_A chromosome 13, DD_fGirMul_XY1, whole genome shotgun sequence genomic window:
- the LOC124878752 gene encoding transmembrane protein 196, with protein sequence MCSSRKILWSLLFLSLVEVGLGVASIVLGAVGISRVRGDHPPQQGDASPVWSGLCFLLCGMCGVLCARKRTGLIMILFSACCICGLIAGILNFQFVRALNKRPNSMQSIHLAAMTLACLGISTCTMSTWLTCRLASSEQQRMFMEREHSLHHSHEMTEKEVLDNSSNGIPQVSYNGHTSASP encoded by the exons ATGTGCTCCAGCCGCAAGATCCTCTGGAGCCTGCTCTTTCTCTCCTTGGTGGAAGTGGGCCTGGGTGTGGCGAGCATCGTCCTGGGAGCGGTGGGCATCAGCAGGGTGCGCGGGGACCACCCGCCACAGCAGGGCGACGCTTCTCCGGTGTGGAGTGGACTATGT TTTCTACTCTGTGGGATGTGTGGAGTGCTGTGTGCTCGGAAGAGGACAGGTCTTATT ATGATCCTTTTCTCAGCATGCTGCATCTGCGGCCTGATTGCCGGAATTCTCAACTTCCAGTTTGTTCGGGCGCTGAACAAACGGCCAAACTCAATGCAATCGATCCACCTGGCCGCCATGACCCTGGCCTGCCTgg GGATCTCAACCTGTACCATGTCCACATGGCTTACCTGTCGACTGGCCAGCTCTGAGCAGCAGAGGATGTTCATGGAGAGGGAGCACTCACTGCACCATTCACATGAGATGACAGAGAAG GAGGTCCTTGACAACTCTAGTAATGGCATTCCTCAGGTCTCCTACAATGGACACACTTCAGCATCACCTTAA